One stretch of Zingiber officinale cultivar Zhangliang chromosome 6B, Zo_v1.1, whole genome shotgun sequence DNA includes these proteins:
- the LOC121991024 gene encoding uncharacterized protein LOC121991024, with protein MSHPYFTPSVVHGYDTPHTTGMSLTPSMSNEPATPTFVPENQLSDRESPIEVVNLEKVVSNAEGTRKRSSWTKVEDEVLARSFVTISDNPIISNDQKADAFWGRVASYYNANLPLGSNTRSANVIRSHWHNTI; from the coding sequence ATGAGTCATCCGTATTTCACGCCGTCGGTTGTTCATGGATATGATACCCCGCACACAACTGGTATGTCTTTGACTCCTTCGATGTCGAATGAACCTGCAACTCCGACTTTTGTCCCGGAGAATCAACTTTCCGACCGTGAATCCCCAATTGAGGTGGTCAATTTAGAAAAGGTGGTTTCAAATGCTGAGGGTACAAGAAAGCGTTCAAGTTGGACAAAGGTTGAAGATGAGGTCTTAGCGAGAAGTTTTGTCACTATCAGTGATAATCCAATAATCAGCAATGATCAAAAGGCGGATGCTTTTTGGGGACGGGTTGCAAGCTACTACAATGCAAATCTTCCCCTAGGTTCAAACACCAGAAGTGCAAATGTTATACGATCACATTGGCACAATACAATCTAA
- the LOC121992517 gene encoding O-fucosyltransferase 10-like: MKPTKSRALSPPAAGRPWHCRRGGKPRDDHPDGGPSVLCRLIPSLLFLAALVAYLLGLWYCASFFSALGSTSPTPPPPLGSVYRSNELFQKLLPEMLSDNSSAAQINKIWTNRRKLKQSKHCTIHKTQYSSGSIEPSGYLIVDANGGLNQQRSSICNAVALAGLLNAILVIPKFHVHNIWMDPSKFKDIYDEDHFINTLKGYVKVVKELPEMIVERFGYNTSSIPNLKAKAWATARFYSDVALPLLQEHGVIRIAPFANRLEVEVPSDMQRLRCLANFKAISFSPSIATMATKLIYHMKEKSSLSEGNYVAVHLRFEADMVAFSCCIFDGGMDEKVEMDSARQRGWKKFKLQSHCLRPDLNRMQGKCPLTPLEVGMMLRGMGFNNNTPIYLASGKIYKEETHLAPLLQLFPLLQTKQSLATPEELVPFQDYSSRLAALDYSVCLHSEVFVTTQGGNFPQFMIGHRRFLYGGHSKTIKPNKRKLVMLFQDANINWKSFKEEMEGIFRESERKGMAQRKNDQSVYSSPLPDCTCLQDQIIQHP; the protein is encoded by the exons ATGAAGCCGACCAAGAGCCGCGCCTTGAGCCCTCCCGCCGCTGGCCGGCCCTGGCATTGCCGACGCGGAGGAAAGCCTCGCGATGACCATCCCGATGGCGGTCCCTCCGTCCTCTGCCGTCTCATTCCGTCGCTTCTTTTCCTCGCGGCTCTCGTTGCCTATCTTCTTGGTCTCTGGTACTGCGCCTCCTTCTTCTCCGCCTTGGGTTCGACGTCTCCGACACCTCCTCCTCCGCTCGGGTCGGTGTATCGGAGCAACGAGCTGTTTCAGAAGCTATTGCCGGAAATGCTCTCGGATAATTCTTCAGCTGCTCAG ATAAACAAGATTTGGACAAACAGAAGGAAACTCAAACAGTCAAAGCATTGCACAATCCATAAGACACAGTATTCTTCTG GGTCAATAGAACCATCAGGTTATCTGATAGTTGATGCAAATGGTGGTCTAAATCAACAACGCTCATCG ATATGCAATGCTGTTGCATTGGCTGGACTGCTAAATGCTATTCTCGTTATTCCCAAGTTCCATGTTCACAACATTTGGATGGatccaag CAAATTTAAGGATATTTATGATGAAGATCACTTCATAAACACTCTTAAAGGATATGTGAAAGTGGTGAAAGAACTCCCTGAGATGATTGTTGAAAGATTTGGCTACAATACCAGCAGTATACCAAACTTGAAAGCTAAAGCTTGGGCAACAGCAAGATTTTATTCAGATGTTGCACTACCATTATTGCAGGAGCACGG TGTTATTCGCATTGCCCCTTTTGCAAATAGACTGGAAGTTGAAGTTCCATCAGACATGCAAAGACTTAGGTGCTTAGCTAATTTCAAGGCAATCAGCTTCTCACCTTCCATAGCAACAATGGCAACGAAGCTAATTTATCACATGAAAGAGAAAAGTTCATTATCTGAGGGGAATTATGTTGCTGTCCACCTACGCTTTGAGGCG GACATGGTAGCCTTCTCGTGCTGCATTTTTGATGGAGGAATGGATGAAAAAGTAGAAATGGATTCAGCTCGCCAAAGAGGTTGGAAGAAGTTTAAACTCCAAAGTCACTGTTTGAGACCTGATCTAAACAGAATGCAAGGCAAATGCCCTTTGACTCCTTTGGAG GTGGGAATGATGTTAAGAGGCATGGGCTTCAATAACAACActccaatttatttggcatcTGGCAAAATATACAAGGAAGAAACACACTTGGCGCCGCTGTTGCAACTATTTCCACTTCTACAGACAAAACAATCTCTTGCTACTCCAGAGGAGCTTGTTCCATTTCAG GATTACTCATCGAGGTTGGCTGCCTTAGACTATTCTGTGTGTCTTCACAGTGAAGTTTTTGTGACCACCCAGGGTGGCAACTTTCCACAGTTCATGATAGGCCATCGTCGATTCCTCTATGGAGGGCATTCTAAGACCATTAAGCCAAACAAGCGAAAGTTGGTCATGTTGTTTCAAGATGCTAATATCAA TTGGAAGTCTTTTAAGGAAGAAATGGAAGGAATATTTCGTGAGAGCGAAAGAAAGGGAATGGCACAACGGAAGAACGATCAGTCTGTGTACTCCTCCCCTTTGCCAGATTGTACTTGTCTCCAAGATCAAATAATTCAACATCCTTGA
- the LOC121991023 gene encoding uncharacterized protein LOC121991023 — translation MGQKAAKRKGKDKVKSTMEDLTINYNNIITKFTEYTSVKKSEVDLKQKQLEVEEIKTKAALSKSEAKNRRLKLKDSSSSSSSISEDEVHVEIDEQAYDSGEELMLLVLQQHKQLMEAYQRRDTCRRRFVQRNREVGHERLVNDYFSITPVYHDEIFRRRFRMRRELFLRIVNALENHSAFFQQRDDVVRRKGLSSLQKCTATIRQLAYGVPADHLDEYLRMGESTTIRYLRMPNADDVQRLLQMHDERHDFPGMLGSLDCMHWKWKNCPVAWKGNMPEINFTVNDTAYTKNYYLTDGIYLEWATFVKAFPCPEDPKRKLFKERQKSARKNAEQAFGVL, via the exons ATGGGGCAAAAGGcagcaaaaagaaagggaaaagacaaAGTAAAATCGACCATGGAGGATCTAACAATAAACTATAACAATATTATCACAAAGTTCACTGAGTACACAAGCGTGAAGAAGTCCGAAGTCGATTTGAAACAAAAACAACTTGAAGTAGAAGAGATTAAGACAAAAGCTGCATTGTCCAAATCTGAAGCTAAGAATCGTCGCTTGAAGTTGAAGGA CTCTAGCTCAAGTTCCAGCTCGATAAGCGAAGACGAAGTCCATGTTGAAATCGATGAGCAAGCTTATGATTCAGGTGAAGAACTGATGTTATTGGTTCTTCAACAACACAAACAACTTATGGAAGCATATCAGAGGAGGGACACGTGCAGAAGAAGGTTCGTCCAAAGAAATCGTGAAGTCGGGCATGAGAGACTCGTCAATGATTATTTCTCTATAACCCCGGTGTATCACGATGAAATATTTCGAAGACGATTTCGAATGCGAAGAGAGTTATTCCTCCGCATAGTGAATGCATTAGAGAATCATTCAGCATTTTTTCAACAAAGGGACGATGTTGTACGAAGAAAAGGGTTGTCATCACTACAAAAATGCACCGCTACGATTCGTCAACTGGCTTACGGAGTCCCCGCCGATCATCTTGACGAGTACCTACGTATGGGTGAATCAACTACTATCAG GTACTTGAGAATGCCAAATGCTGATGATGTTCAACGTcttcttcaaatgcatgatgAGAGACATGACTTTCCTGGCATGTTAGGTAGCCTTGATTGTATGCACTGGAAATGGAAAAATTGTCCAGTTGCTTGGAAAG GAAATATGCCGGAGATTAATTTCACGGTGAACGACACTGCATATACGAAGAACTATTATCTAACAGATGGAATATATCTCGAGTGGGCTACTTTTGTTAAGGCTTTTCCTTGCCCGGAGGATCCCAAGAGGAAGTTGTTTAAGGAAAGACAGAAGTCTGCAAGAAAAAATGCTGAACAGGCATTTGGGGTGCTCTAA
- the LOC121990220 gene encoding myb-related protein 308-like, giving the protein MGRSPCCEKAHTNKGAWTKEEDEKLVSYIKAHGEGRWRSLPKDAGLLRCGKSCRLRWINYLRPDLKRGNFSPEEDELIIKLHGMFGNKWSLIAGQLPGRTDNEIKNYWNTHIKRKLLPAASQCKTTLTTLKQKKEIITDANSPEVTGREDDKEKECCHLDLNLSLSISSPPHCSLTPTGGSKPLTVPLCSHLGLQASAETCSCQHFKKPFAFR; this is encoded by the exons ATGGGGAGGTCTCCATGTTGTGAGAAGGCTCATACAAATAAGGGAGCTTGGACTAAGGAGGAGGATGAGAAGCTAGTTTCTTACATCAAAGCTCATGGCGAGGGCCGTTGGAGATCACTCCCTAAAGATGCAG GTTTGCTTAGATGTGGCAAGAGTTGCAGGCTTAGGTGGATAAACTACCTCAGACCCGACCTCAAGCGCGGTAACTTTTCGCCCGAAGAGGATGAGCTCATCATCAAGCTCCATGGCATGTTTGGAAATAA GTGGTCTCTGATAGCAGGACAGTTGCCGGGTAGGACAGACAACGAGATCAAAAACTACTGgaacacacacatcaaaagaaagcTCCTTCCTGCTGCTAGCCAGTGCAAAACCACCCTCACAACCCTAAAACAAAAAAAGGAAATTATCACGGATGCGAACTCACCGGAGGTCACCGGCAGAGAAGACGATAAAGAGAAGGAGTGCTGCCATCTAGACCTAAACCTCAGCCTCTCCATTAGCAGCCCTCCTCACTGCTCACTGACCCCAACAGGAGGTAGTAAGCCATTAACAGTGCCCTTGTGTAGTCATCTTGGACTTCAAGCTAGTGCTGAAACTTGTAGCTGCCAACACTTCAAGAAACCATTTGCCTTTAGGTAA